One Castanea sativa cultivar Marrone di Chiusa Pesio chromosome 4, ASM4071231v1 DNA window includes the following coding sequences:
- the LOC142632818 gene encoding uncharacterized protein LOC142632818, which translates to MECVNSVHYTLLVNGSLTKSFKPARSLRQGDPLSPYIFLLCANVLSIAILQAEHTNLIKEVKIGRYGSTFTHLLFADDSLLFFKKDNKSLENLQKTLDWYCSLSRQYINLANLDIYCSPNMPLEDQESLARSLHVNLVPKPSKYLCLYVKLRGNSVVDFQFLVEKLNAKLLKGGRQHCYPKNAYLNNIILGFGEASLNKKTLSLEKGDGGLTGAVNNKLNWKHSSTSEFNVKTDYKLLSEDFYLSTQSLSRSVPNQEGFWNKIWKVKVPQRICNFVWRLMHDSLPTMLILKNRSIPVQSNCHLCDADEESTSHLFMQCPFARACWHGSTLAIHSSDFRNISVQQLVKGLLSRYNFMDDEAMGYLQGIFTTLWAIWKHKNLVIHEGKIPNPMEVVLITQNLSCRYKEAYTSIPVNSRQCRRPTLEPTSDARQCPLIIKIEGVRRKKARRSAYALEANNVQGDIMFWGLLAARQKQLIGPHWKLLWRLLSKPISMVSNAF; encoded by the exons ATGGAGTGTGTCAATTCTGTACATTACACTCTTCTAGTCAATGGCAGCTTAACAAAGTCTTTCAAACCTGCTAGAAGCCTTAGGCAAGGAGACCCTCTATCTCCATACATTTTCCTATTGTGTGCAAATGTGTTGTCAATAGCAATTTTACAAGCAGAACACACAAATCTAATCAAAGAAGTCAAAATTGGTAGGTATGGGAGTACTTTCACTCACTTGCTCTTTGCTGATGACTCCCTTCTCTTCTTCAAAAAAGATAATAAGTCTCTTGAAAATTTGCAGAAAACTCTAGATTGGTATTGCTCCTTATCAAGACAATACATAAATCTAGCAAACTTAGACATATATTGTTCTCCTAACATGCCTCTAGAAGATCAGGAGTCTCTAGCTAGGTCACTTCATGTAAACCTTGTTCCTAAACCTAGTAAATACCTTTGTCTATACGTCAAATTAAGAGGCAACAGTGTTGTTGATTTTCAGTTCCTAGTTGAAAAACTAAATGCCAAACTTTTGAAGGGTGGAAGGCAACATTGTTATCCCAA GAATGCATACCTAAACAACATCATCCTTGGTTTTGGAGAAGCATCATTAAACAAGAAAACCCTAAGCTTAGAGAAGGGAGATGGTGGGTTG ACTGGTGCTGTTAATAATAAGTTGAATTGGAAACATTCTAGCACAAGTGAGTTCAATGTCAAGACAGATTACAAGTTACTATCTGAAGACTTTTATCTTTCTACCCAAAGCTTATCAAGATCAGTGCCTAACCAAGAGGGTTTTTGGAACAAAATCTGGAAGGTTAAAGTGCCCCAAAGAATCTGCAATTTTGTTTGGAGATTGATGCATGATAGCCTACCAACAATGCTCATCTTAAAAAATAGGAGTATACCAGTCCAAAGTAACTGTCACTTATGTGATGCAGATGAAGAATCCACCTCACATTTATTTATGCAATGCCCTTTTGCTAGAGCTTGTTGGCATGGTTCAACACTAGCTATTCATTCCTCGGATTTCCGAAATATTTCAGTGCAGCAATTGGTTAAAGGTCTACTAAGTAGGTACAATTTTATGGATGATGAAGCTATGGGATACTTGCAAGGGATTTTCACTACTCTATGGGCAATATGGAAGCACAAGAACCTGGTTATCCATGAAGGTAAAATACCAAATCCAATGGAAGTGGTTTTAATTACTCAAAACTTGTCTTGCAGGTATAAAGAAGCCTATACTAGCATTCCAGTCAACAGCAGACAGTGCAGAAGACCAACCCTAGAGCCAACCTCAGATGCAAGACAATGCCCATTGATCATCAAAATTGAAGGGGTAAGGAGGAAAAAAGCTAGGAGAAGTGCTTATGCTCTTGAGGCAAATAATGTACAGGGAGATATCATGTTTTGGGGGTTGCTAGCAGCACGGCAAAAACAGCTTATAGGGCCACACTGGAAGCTATTGTGGAGGCTGCTCTCAAAGCCAATCTCTATGGTTTCCAACGCATTTTGA